CACGACGAGGCGGCCGCGCGTCGCGCCGGGCCGTTGCTGGGCGGCGCGCAGAGCGGCGAGGACGCGATCCGAGGCGCCGGCCTCCTCCGGGTCCAGGGTGAGGATCTCCGAGAAGGCACGAGCGCTGGCGATCTCCTTCGCGCGCTGGGAGACGGTGCTGCCCAGGCTGACCACGAGCAGGAACTCTTCGCCACCCGTCGATTCGTCGGCGGTCGCGATGTCGTCGACGATGGCCCACACCGGCTCGTAGAACAGGCCGTCGAGCTGGTCGTGCAGGTCCGGCTCGGCCGCCAGCCTGGCGAACCGGACACCCGAAAGTGTCAGTGCGACAATGCCTTCCGGTGAAGCGACGGTGATGTCCGCGCACAGCGGGTCGCCGTCCACCCGGCGGACGAGCACGACCGCCTGCTCGGGCAGCGGCCCGGTCCAGCGCACCCCGGCGACCGAGGACGGCACGACGACGCTCGCGCCGCGCGCCGTCTGGGCGTACAGGGCGGCGAAGCACTGCAGCGCGGCGTCGACCGCGGCGGGGTGGGCCAGATGCGGCAGGCTCGGCGAACTGCCTGCCAGCGGCGTGAGATCCAGCCGCGCCAGTACGGAGTCGGCCCCCACGCGGGCGTCGGTGATCAACCGGAAGCTCGGACCGTAGGCCAGGCCGTGCGCGGCGAGGCCGTCGTAGAGGGTCGCCGCGGTCACGTCCACCGCGTCCGCCGCCGGAGTGAGGTCGATGGTGCGCGCGTCGACGTCCGCCTCGATCAGCCTGCCGTACGCGTTGACCGTCCAGGTGGTCGCGGTGGCGGCGCGCGAGCGCAGGGTGAACCGGTGGGTGGTCTCCTCGACCGTGAGCCGCAGGACCGGCACGTCATGCCGTGCGATCACCAGCGGCGCGACGAACTGAACCGACTCCAGCCCGAAGGTGGCGCGGCCGGTCCGTACCGCGGCGGCGCTGAGCGCGGCGTCCAGATACGCCGCGCCCGGAAGCACGACCGACCCGTCGACCACGTGATCGGGCAGCCACGGCAGCGCGGCCACGGACAGCTCGACCTCCCACTCCGGAGCGGAAGCCGCAGTGCGCTGCCCGAGCATGACGTAGCCGTCCACGGCGCCGACGCGATCCGCCTCGATCGCGGGGTCCTCGATCCAGAGCCTGCGGCGCTGCCACGGGTAGCGAGGCAGATCCAGATGCGCGGTGGGGGTTTCCGGCGCGCCGGGCGCGTGCGTGGTGTCCAACCCGCCCACCTGGTACAGCTCGCCCACCGCGCGCAACAGGTTGTCCCGGTCGTCGGCATTTCGGGCCAGGGTGCTGATCGCCGCGCCGTCGAGGCCGCGGCGCACGAACGCCTCCTTGATGTTGCCGCTGAGCACCGGATGCGGGCCGACCTCCAGGAACACCCGGTGCCCGGCGTCGAGCAGGCTGTCCACGGCCGCGCCGAATGCCACCGGCTCGCGCACGTTGCGGCACCAGTACTCGGCGTCCCACTCGGGGCCGGACAGCTCACCACCGGTGACGGTGGACCAGATCGGTACCCGCGCGGGTCGCGGCGCGAGGTCGGCCAGCGCCGCGGTGAGATCGCCGAGAATGGGGTCCATCAGGTGGCTGTGGTAGGGCACCTCGACGCGCAGGGCCTTGGCGAACACGCCTTCCTCGGTGAGTTCTTCTCGGATGCGGTCCAATGCGGCGAGGTCGCCGGACAGTGTCGCCGCGGAGTGGCTGTTGATCGCCGCGACGCAGACGCCCGGCACATCGGCCAGGCGCTCGCGCAGCTGTTCCTCCGGCAGCCCGACGGCGAGCATGCCGCCGGTGCCCGCGGTGGTGGCCTGCAACCGGGCGCGGTGATAGCTCACCAGCAGCGCGTCGCGCAGCGACAGCGAGCCCGAGACATAGGCCGAGGCGACTTCACCGACGCTGTGGCCGACCACCGCGGCGGGGTGGATGCCGAGTTCGGCGAGTTCGGCCACCAGCGCGGCTTGGACCAGGAAGTTCGCCGGTTGCGCGTAGGCGGTCCTGGTAATCCGCGATTCCGCTTCCGGGCGCAGGAGTTCCTCGACGATCGACCAGCCCGCGATCTCGCGGAAGACCTCATCGATCGCCCGCGCGGCGGTCGCGAAATGCCCGCCTGCCTCGAGCAGGCCGCGGGCCATGCCCCACCACTGCGGGCCCATGCCGCTGAACACGAACACCGGCTGGGTGGAACCGTCGGTGAGCGCCCGGGCGGGCGACTTGCCCGAGCCCGCGGCGAAATCGGCAAGCTGGGTGCGCAGATCGTCGGCGTCACGATAGGCGAAGGCGGCGCGAAGCGGATGGTGCGCGCGCTGCGCCCACGCCGCCTCGGTCACCGCCTCGACGGGGGTGGCCTCGGCGAGGTCGTGCAGCTGGGTGGCCATCGTGCGCAACGCGGTCTCGTTGCGGGCCGACAGCGGCAGCACGGTGATCGGTCCGCGCGCGGACTCCGCGGCGGGCGCGGGCACTTCCGGCGCGCGGGTGAGGATCGCGTGGGCGTTGGTGCCGCCGTAGCCGAAGCTGTTGACCGCCACCGCGGCCCGGCCGTCGTCGTTCGGCAGCGGTTCGGTCTCCAGCGGAATGCGTACCCGCAGTCGGTCGAAGTCGATCTCGGGGTTCGGGTTGTCCAGCCGCAGTTGCGGTGCGATGACGCCGTGGTGCAAGGTCAGCGCGGCCTTGATGACGCCCGCGACGCCCGCCGCGGCCTCGGTGTGCCCGATGTTGTTCTTCACCGAGCCGACCGGCAGCGGCTCGTCGCGGCCCTCGACCGCGCCGTACACCGCACCCAGCGCGGCCAGTTCGAGCGGATCGCCGACCGGTGTGCCGGTGCCGTGCGCCTCCACATAGCGGATGTCGTGCGCGTCGATGCCCGCCAGCCGGCGCACCCGCCGGGCCAGTGCCTCCTGCGCGACGGGGTTGGGCACCGGTATGGCCAGTGTGCGGCCGTCCTGGTTGACGCCGCTGCCCCGCACCACCGCGTAGATCCGGTCGCGGTCCCGCACCGCCGCGTCCAGCTGCTTGAGCACCACCGCGCCCGCGCCCTCGCCACGGCCGTAGCCGTCGGCGGCCGCGTCGAAGGACTTGCACCGTCCGTCCACCGCGAGGAAGCGGCCTTTGCACATGGAGATGAACGCTTCCGGCCGCAGCATCGCGTTGGCGCCGCCGACGATCGCTGTCTCGCACTCGCCCGATTCCAGCGCGAGCACCGCTTGGTGCAGCGCGACCAGCGAGGACGAGCAGGCGGTGTCGATGGTCATGGTGGGCCCGAGCAGATCCAGCAGGAACGCGATGCGGGCCGACAGCAGCGTGTGCGACGAACTGGTCGGGCTGTGGCTGTTGATCGAGGCCCGCGACACCGAGCCGCTGCGCACCAACGCGTTGTCGTTCATGAAGCCGCCGACGAACACGCCGACCTCCCGGCCGCTGACCCGGCCCGCCATCCCCGCGTCGTCCAGCGCCTCCCAGGCGACCTCCAGCAGCAGCCGCTGCTGCGGATCCATGATCGACGCCTCGCGCTGGGAGATGCCGAAGAACTCGGCGTCGAACTCCCACAGCGGCTGGGTCAGGAATCCGCCGTGCCTGGTGTACATCCGGCCCGGCGCGTCCGGGTCCGGGTCGTAGAACTTCGCCAGGTTCCAGCGGTCCGCCGGCACTTCCACGATCCCGTCGCCCTTGTGCACGACGAGATCCCAGAACGAGTCCGGTCCGTCGATGCCGCCCGGAAAACGGCAGCCGATACCGACAATTGCTACATTGGGCATGAAAAATCCCCTGATGCTCAGGTATTCGAAAACATCGGCGTTTCTCGCCGACGTCGTCGAAACAGCGTGGAGACAACCGGAAGCGCGACGCCGGTAAACCTGTTCGGCCAGCAGCGTCGTCCGGAGGTGAAGTGGTTCCGCGGTAGGAGGTCTGTGTCCACCCATGGTAGGAGGCCCGATTCGCGAAGGTCAATACGGAATCGTACCGCTCGGGGCCGAAATATATTGCGGCGTAAGTAATGACAACTCGTTATCACCGCAGTTCAGAACGGGTATGACGGTATTATTCCGGTGTTATTACACGGTTATGGCCGCCGAACCTGCGGTAAATTACACCGTTATTCCGATGTTATTCCGCGTCATTCGGCGCCGGTTCACCGAGAGCTGTTGAGTCCGCGCTCCATTCGTGGCTACCATGGCTCGTCGAATACGCACTGGGGTGAAAGGCGATGGGCGTGGATCCGTACAACACCGGGCAGTTCCGTATCGAGCCGGAGGCCGAACCCATCGAAAGCGCCGCGTGGTTGCTCGAGTTCACCGAGCAATACATCGCGGGCTGGAACAGCGGAGACGGTGCGGCGGTCGCGAAATGCGTCACCGAGGACACGATCTGGCACGATCCGTCGCTGGACGCGCCCGCGCACGGGCGGGCGGGCGTGGAGAAGTTCGTCACCGATACGGTGCGCTCGTTCCCGGATGTCGCCTACACCAATCCGTTCGCGCCGGTGCTCGCCGCGGACAACCGGCTCGCCCTCGTGCCGTGGCGGATGACCGGCACCCACCTCGGTCCGATCGACCCGCCCGGGTTCGGGCCGACCGGCAAGCGCATCGATCTGCTGGTCATCGACGCGTGGCAGTTCCGCGACGGGCTGATCTGGCGCAGTCAGGCCACCTGGGACCTCACCGAGATGTTGCTTCAATTGGGGCTGATGCCACCGCGCGGGAGCGCCGCCGAGCGCGCGATGGCACGCGCCCAGCGGTTCAGGTCCCGGCTGCCGTTCTGACCCGGACGCGAGCGGTCAGTCGCCGAACAGCGTGGCGAACCGTTCCACGGCGAGCAGGACCGCCGCGCCGACGGTCTCCAGTTCCGCGCCCATGCCGACGAGCAGATTCACGATCGCGGGCACCAGCACTTCGAGCAGACCGTCGTCGCCC
Above is a genomic segment from Nocardia sputorum containing:
- a CDS encoding type I polyketide synthase, which gives rise to MPNVAIVGIGCRFPGGIDGPDSFWDLVVHKGDGIVEVPADRWNLAKFYDPDPDAPGRMYTRHGGFLTQPLWEFDAEFFGISQREASIMDPQQRLLLEVAWEALDDAGMAGRVSGREVGVFVGGFMNDNALVRSGSVSRASINSHSPTSSSHTLLSARIAFLLDLLGPTMTIDTACSSSLVALHQAVLALESGECETAIVGGANAMLRPEAFISMCKGRFLAVDGRCKSFDAAADGYGRGEGAGAVVLKQLDAAVRDRDRIYAVVRGSGVNQDGRTLAIPVPNPVAQEALARRVRRLAGIDAHDIRYVEAHGTGTPVGDPLELAALGAVYGAVEGRDEPLPVGSVKNNIGHTEAAAGVAGVIKAALTLHHGVIAPQLRLDNPNPEIDFDRLRVRIPLETEPLPNDDGRAAVAVNSFGYGGTNAHAILTRAPEVPAPAAESARGPITVLPLSARNETALRTMATQLHDLAEATPVEAVTEAAWAQRAHHPLRAAFAYRDADDLRTQLADFAAGSGKSPARALTDGSTQPVFVFSGMGPQWWGMARGLLEAGGHFATAARAIDEVFREIAGWSIVEELLRPEAESRITRTAYAQPANFLVQAALVAELAELGIHPAAVVGHSVGEVASAYVSGSLSLRDALLVSYHRARLQATTAGTGGMLAVGLPEEQLRERLADVPGVCVAAINSHSAATLSGDLAALDRIREELTEEGVFAKALRVEVPYHSHLMDPILGDLTAALADLAPRPARVPIWSTVTGGELSGPEWDAEYWCRNVREPVAFGAAVDSLLDAGHRVFLEVGPHPVLSGNIKEAFVRRGLDGAAISTLARNADDRDNLLRAVGELYQVGGLDTTHAPGAPETPTAHLDLPRYPWQRRRLWIEDPAIEADRVGAVDGYVMLGQRTAASAPEWEVELSVAALPWLPDHVVDGSVVLPGAAYLDAALSAAAVRTGRATFGLESVQFVAPLVIARHDVPVLRLTVEETTHRFTLRSRAATATTWTVNAYGRLIEADVDARTIDLTPAADAVDVTAATLYDGLAAHGLAYGPSFRLITDARVGADSVLARLDLTPLAGSSPSLPHLAHPAAVDAALQCFAALYAQTARGASVVVPSSVAGVRWTGPLPEQAVVLVRRVDGDPLCADITVASPEGIVALTLSGVRFARLAAEPDLHDQLDGLFYEPVWAIVDDIATADESTGGEEFLLVVSLGSTVSQRAKEIASARAFSEILTLDPEEAGASDRVLAALRAAQQRPGATRGRLVVVSGAELDAVPNAYGLALVAKAVGELVVGEEDDDAPAAEVRAVVVTEQAFCLPVDAFAHPAQAALTGARRTLRNEQPAVHWRLVDTEPATRATDIVEQVFGDGRADEVALRAGACWALHLRKSLREHLAVWDEAAPLTDPESSFRLEIPRSRLLSDLAWRAVDRVPPGPGEVEIRMDAVGLNYKDALKVLGVLTEKELAGTYFGTDLGMDGFGVVERVGPGVTEVAVGDEMSVCARDLVRRYVTLRPDEGATMPLNYPDTELDPCHSSSVLPFLTAEFAFGELAHLRAGETVLVHGAAGGMGMAAVQVAVRLGARVIATAGSEERRAVAAAAGAHEVVNSRSISFVDEVLALTGGRGVDVVYNSSPGEILQQNLRAAAEFGRIIEIGKADIYGGGAIDLRPFDRNLSFFAVDMDRALAVRPELVRRAARRAMDALNDGTYDYLPYTAFPLASTAEAFETVVRSKQIGRVVLDLREPEPTVLGKRPGLPIDPEASYLVTGGFGAFGLATARWLARIGARRLVLAGRSGATGDAARAAVAEIASGGVEVVEERLDMADYDAVAALVERIQASGHPLRGVFHAAGVVNNLEVPQITAESLADIFGPKVAGAVNLDTAVTAADIELDMFVLFSSASSIVGISPQFGYAAANSVLDMIAAARRARGAAALAVNWGFMSGGGGMADYEAVSRYAEMTGYRSVDMDVATDLLGECLRLNLPQIVLFDVDWSQWALAHRPSTRTPRFADQVAAAGGGASGAGALRAEILQLGIDQRGEVVAYLLAEQLAAVLGVDAETIDLNTPLPELGMDSLMGMEFGARVVQVLGTQLSVLAVIGLTLRGLGARIAEQIAQEEERAARSEDE
- a CDS encoding ester cyclase, producing MGVDPYNTGQFRIEPEAEPIESAAWLLEFTEQYIAGWNSGDGAAVAKCVTEDTIWHDPSLDAPAHGRAGVEKFVTDTVRSFPDVAYTNPFAPVLAADNRLALVPWRMTGTHLGPIDPPGFGPTGKRIDLLVIDAWQFRDGLIWRSQATWDLTEMLLQLGLMPPRGSAAERAMARAQRFRSRLPF